A DNA window from Paenibacillus andongensis contains the following coding sequences:
- the rpsK gene encoding 30S ribosomal protein S11 — MAKPKKVVRTKRRDRKNIESGVAHIRSTFNNTIVTITDPHGNAISWASSGNLGFKGSRKSTPFAAQMAAEKAAKAAMEHGLKTVEVMVKGPGAGREAAIRSLQAAGLEVNLIKDVTPVPHNGCRPPKRRRV; from the coding sequence ATGGCAAAACCTAAAAAAGTCGTCCGTACGAAACGTCGTGACCGGAAAAATATTGAGAGCGGTGTAGCACACATCCGTTCAACATTTAACAACACGATCGTAACGATCACGGATCCGCATGGTAACGCAATTTCCTGGGCAAGTTCAGGAAACCTTGGATTCAAAGGTTCCCGTAAAAGTACTCCTTTTGCGGCGCAAATGGCAGCTGAAAAAGCAGCTAAAGCAGCTATGGAGCATGGTTTGAAAACTGTTGAAGTAATGGTTAAAGGTCCAGGAGCTGGCCGTGAAGCAGCAATCCGCTCTTTGCAAGCAGCAGGTCTTGAAGTAAACCTGATTAAAGACGTGACTCCGGTTCCTCATAATGGCTGCCGTCCTCCAAAACGTCGTCGCGTATAA
- the rpsM gene encoding 30S ribosomal protein S13, giving the protein MARLAGVDLPRDKRVVIALTYIFGIGTTTAQKIIASTGIDASTRVRDLTEDEVSKIRDVIDKTLKVEGDLRREISLNIKRLIEIGSYRGLRHRRGLPVRGQRTKTNARTRKGPRRTVANKKK; this is encoded by the coding sequence ATGGCACGTTTAGCTGGAGTTGACTTACCTCGTGACAAACGAGTTGTAATCGCGTTGACTTACATTTTCGGTATCGGCACTACAACTGCTCAGAAAATCATTGCTTCCACAGGTATCGACGCTAGTACTCGCGTTCGCGACTTGACTGAAGATGAAGTGAGCAAAATCCGTGATGTAATTGACAAAACCCTTAAAGTAGAAGGCGACCTTCGCCGCGAAATTTCCCTAAACATCAAACGTCTTATCGAAATCGGATCCTACCGTGGTCTTCGTCACCGTCGTGGTCTTCCTGTTCGTGGACAACGTACTAAAACTAATGCTCGTACACGTAAAGGTCCTCGTCGTACGGTAGCTAATAAGAAGAAATAA
- the rpmJ gene encoding 50S ribosomal protein L36 produces MKVRPSVKPICEKCKVIRRKGNIMVICENPKHKQKQG; encoded by the coding sequence ATGAAAGTTAGACCGTCGGTTAAACCGATTTGCGAGAAATGCAAAGTTATTCGCCGTAAAGGTAATATCATGGTTATATGTGAAAATCCTAAGCACAAACAAAAACAAGGTTAA
- the infA gene encoding translation initiation factor IF-1: MAKEDVIEVEGTVIEPLPNAMFKVELENGHKILAHVSGKIRMHFIRILPGDKVTVELSPYDLTRGRITYRFK; this comes from the coding sequence GTGGCCAAAGAAGATGTAATTGAAGTAGAAGGTACAGTGATTGAACCTCTTCCGAATGCAATGTTTAAGGTTGAATTGGAAAATGGTCATAAAATCCTAGCCCATGTATCCGGTAAGATCAGAATGCATTTTATCCGCATTTTGCCTGGAGATAAGGTTACCGTAGAATTATCGCCTTATGATTTAACGAGAGGCCGTATAACCTACCGTTTTAAATAA
- a CDS encoding KOW domain-containing RNA-binding protein has product MDSKIPKVGQIVKVLRGRDPGEYAVVIGIVDHRFVWLADGDHRKFDQPKKKNLNHLQLQETISSEVESSIRETGRVTNGKLRFAIAKFVELMQDEAQEKGE; this is encoded by the coding sequence ATGGATAGCAAGATTCCGAAGGTGGGTCAAATCGTAAAGGTGCTTCGCGGTCGAGATCCCGGAGAATATGCGGTCGTGATTGGAATTGTCGATCATCGCTTTGTCTGGCTTGCCGACGGTGATCATCGCAAATTCGATCAACCGAAGAAGAAGAACCTGAATCATCTTCAGTTACAAGAAACGATTAGCAGTGAAGTGGAGTCCAGCATTAGGGAAACAGGTCGTGTTACTAATGGAAAGTTGCGCTTCGCAATTGCCAAATTCGTTGAACTTATGCAAGATGAAGCACAAGAGAAAGGAGAATGA